A single region of the Vanacampus margaritifer isolate UIUO_Vmar chromosome 13, RoL_Vmar_1.0, whole genome shotgun sequence genome encodes:
- the ankrd29 gene encoding ankyrin repeat domain-containing protein 29, whose amino-acid sequence MSFKKDTPLANAVFWAAHKGNVALLQLLLNSGRVDADCRDKCGTTALMVASYGGHKECVKELIMQGADINYQRETGSTALFFASQQGHNDIVKLLFEFGASTEFHTQEGGTALTAASQHGHTNVAETLLKNGANVHDHLNDGATPLFLAAQGGHVTVIRQLLASGAKVNQPREDGTAPLWMAAQMGHGEAVRVLLLRGADRDAYREDGSTALFKAAMKGHSSVIEELLKFSPSLGLLKNGSTALHAAVAGGSVHSVQLLLGANADPALANKNDQLPADLAKSQRILGVLRPKVLNVTADDNRCSCLRVCLH is encoded by the exons ATGTCTTTcaag AAGGACACGCCGCTGGCCAATGCCGTGTTCTGGGCGGCCCACAAGGGGAACGTGGCTCTCCTCCAGCTGCTGCTCAACAGTGGACGAGTGGATGCAGACTGCAGAGACAAA TGTGGAACAACAGCGCTGATGGTGGCGTCCTACGGCGGCCACAAAGAGTGCGTCAAAGAGCTCATCATGCAAGGAGCCGACATCAACTACCAGAGAGAG ACAGGTTCTACCGCTCTGTTCTTCGCTTCCCAGCAAGGCCACAACGACATCGTCAAGCTCCTCTTTGAATTCGGTGCCTCCACGGAATTCCACACCCAG GAAGGAGGCACTGCTCTCACCGCCGCCTCCCAGCACGGACACACCAACGTGGCGGAGACGCTGCTGAAAAATGGCGCCAACGTCCACGACCACCTGAAC GATGGCGCCACGCCTCTTTTCCTCGCCGCTCAGGGCGGTCACGTGACTGTCATCCGTCAGCTGCTGGCATCGGGCGCCAAAGTGAACCAACCTAGAGAG GATGGCACTGCCCCCTTGTGGATGGCAGCTCAGATGGGGCACGGCGAAGCGGTCCGAGTGCTCCTCTTGCGCGGTGCAGATCGAGACGCCTACAGAGAA GATGGCTCCACGGCGTTATTTAAAGCGGCTATGAAGGGCCACAGTAGCGTCATCGAGGAGCTCCTCAAGTTTTCTCCTTCACTCGGCCTCCTCAAG AACGGCTCCACGGCCCTCCACGCCGCCGTCGCAGGCGGGAGCGTCCACAGCGTTCAGCTTCTCCTGGGAGCGAACGCCGACCCCGCGCTCGCCAACAAG AACGACCAACTCCCGGCTGACCTCGCCAAGAGCCAACGCATCTTGGGGGTTCTGCGTCCCAAAGTCTTGAACGTGACGGCAGATGACAATCGCTGTTCCTGTCTCCGCGTCTGCCTGCACTGA